CGGGCCGGCGAAATGCGCAGATCATACGGAAGTCGGCTGGACCATTGTGAGGGTGGCCACCACGCGGCGTACACTGGTGGTCATCGATGAGGGCAGGTGGCCCGCACGCCGCCCTGAAGAGGAAGCTCGATTATGCAGACCGTACGGATCGACCTGGTTTCCGATATCGCCTGTCCATGGTGCGCAATCGGTTATAAACGCCTGGCGCAGGCGCTGGCCGAGCTTGAGGGCGAGGTGGAAGTCGAACTCGTCTGGCAGCCGTTTGAGCTGAATCCCGACATGCCGCCCGAAGGCGAGCCGATTCTCGATCACCTCTGTCGCAAGTATGGTCAGGACGCCGCGACTGTCGAGCGGACGCAGGGCGAGATCATGGCGTTGGCGCAAGGGCTCGGACTGGACTTCCGGCGTGCCCGTGAGCGGCGCGCACTTGCCACGTTCGACGCCCATCGGGTGCTGGCCTGGGCTGCCGAGCAGGGCCGTGAGACCGCCCTGAATCTGGCCCTGTTCGATGTCTATTTCGGTGAGGCGAAGAATCCCTCCGATCCGCTGGTCCTGCGTGCCGCCGCGGAGCGTGCCGGCCTCGATGGTGACGAGGCCGAGGCGGTCGCCCGCTCCGATCGCTATGCCGACAGCGTCCGGGCGGCCAAACGCCGGTTCATGGACGCGGGTGTCGACGCGGTGCCCGCGTTCATCCTCAACCAGCGCTGGCTTGTTTCGGGCGCCCAGCCACCCGCTACACTGGTCGCAGCGATTCGTCAGGCCGCGGCGGAGGAGGGGCAGTCGGCCGCCGCATCCGGGGCCTGATCACCCGCGACGCCTGAATGCCCGCCAGCCGCGGTCCGCGATGACCGCGGCACGCGCTTGTCGTATCATCCACTGCCGGTCGCGGGTCGAACCGCCGCCGCCATCCCCTGACAGGACGGATATGCCCTCACGACGCGAGCAATTCGGCGCCGGCGTCGCCGCCGTGGCGCCCATGCTTCCGGGCGTCGCGCCGTTTGGCGTGATCGCCGGTCTGACGGCGATCGGCACCGGGCTC
Above is a genomic segment from Halofilum ochraceum containing:
- a CDS encoding DsbA family oxidoreductase gives rise to the protein MQTVRIDLVSDIACPWCAIGYKRLAQALAELEGEVEVELVWQPFELNPDMPPEGEPILDHLCRKYGQDAATVERTQGEIMALAQGLGLDFRRARERRALATFDAHRVLAWAAEQGRETALNLALFDVYFGEAKNPSDPLVLRAAAERAGLDGDEAEAVARSDRYADSVRAAKRRFMDAGVDAVPAFILNQRWLVSGAQPPATLVAAIRQAAAEEGQSAAASGA